A segment of the Hallerella succinigenes genome:
TGTCCCTGCCGTTCCGGTGGATACTCTTGCGGCAGATTCGGCAAAGGTGAATGTGGCGGAACAGGTGAATGCGCTACCGTTCGGCATTTCGATCCAGAAAATCGCAATCCTTTCGGGTGACGTGATCTTTATCGATCAGGAAGTGAATTCGAATATTTCGATTCGAGACTTCTCGGTCAAGATTCCTGAAGTTTATTTCTCGAATCAGAATACATCGGCAGGCGTGAACCTGGAATTTGTAAGCGGCGGATCGCTCGGTGTGAATGCAGACTTGAATATGGAGAAGGGCGACTTTGCGGTGAACGTAAAGCTGAACCAGTTTGCCATCGGAATGGTCAAGCCTTATCTTGAAAGTGTCTTGAACTTTAAGGATCTTTCGGGTGTCGTCTGTGCGGATATTTCCGTTGCAGGCAATCTCTCCAATGTAATGGCTTCGACGGCGAAGGGTACGGTCGTCGTGGACGATGTCGTGCTGACTGAAAATTCAGGCAAGACGATCGGCGTTGCGCATATGGGCGTGGGAATCGCCGAGGCGAATCTGAACGAAAACCGTTTTGTCATCGACTCGGTCATGGTGAAAGGCGCATACGCCCACTTTGACCTGAATCAAAATTCGAACAACATCAAAGTGCTGCTCTCCGCAAAGGCGAAGACCCCGTCGAAGGATTCTGCCGCCGTTGCCGATTCGGTTTTGATGGCTCTTCCGGATACGGTTCAGACCGCCGTTTCTGCAAAAGAAGATTCTGCGGATGCTCCGGCGAAAAAGCTCGATGCTCTGCTGAAACTTCTTTCCGTTTCGGACACCAAGTTTACGTTCAACGATAACACGATCAAGGGAGGCTTTAGCTACACGGTTTCGGGCATTTCTGTGAACGCTTCGAATGTGGCATTCGACAGGCAGGCGAGCGTGAATGTAAGCGCCACCCTTCCGCATGGAGGTTCTGCAAAAGTTTCGGCAAAGCTCATGCCGGCAGACCAGACTTCTTTGAAAGCAAACATCGCCGTGAAGAATGTGAACATGGTGGATTTCTCCAAGTATTCCGAACATTATACAGGTTATCCGCTGACCGCAGGATCCTTTGGCTTTGCGTCGGATAACGTCATTCAGAATTACAATATCGACAGCAAGAACATGATCGATATCTACAATTTGACGGTGGGCGATAAGCCTTCGGATGCAGAGCCGGAATACATGGTTCCGATGAAGATAGGCCTTTACATTTTGAAGGATAAAGATGGAAAAATTTCGTTCGACGTTCCGGTGAAGGGGAACTTGCAGGATCCAGAATTCTCTTACGGTAAAATTATTTGGCAGACCGTGATGAATTTGATGATCAAGGTGGCTCTTTCTCCGGCGAAGCTTCTTTTAGGATCTTCCGTTCCGAGTGATTTTGCCTTTGACATCGCTGCAGACGACTTTACAAGTGAACAGTACGGTGTAGCTTCGGAATGGACAAAGGTCTTGTCGAAAAAGCCGGGAGCCAAGCTGACGGTTCTTCAGGTTTACAATCCGAAGAAACAGATCGAAGCCTTTGCGCTTGGCCAGCAGAAGATAGCCTATTACAAGTCTCATACAGGCAAAACGAGTTTGACCCCGGTCGATATGAAGGCCGCACTTGAAACCGCAGAAGATGAAGGTTTTAAACAGTTTGCCGCTACATGGAAGCGCCCCAGTGATGAAGCTTTGATGGCTCAGTTGAACGCCCTTGCCGAAGATCGCAACGCAACGCTTTTGAAGGCGCTGAGCGCACAGCCCGGTGTGACCGCTAAGAATTTGAAGGTGCGTTTGGCAACGCCAGCTGAACGAGGCTCGATTGGTAAAAAATCTGAATTCCGTATGTCGGTGGAACTTCCGTGATCCTTTTCTTTGTCTTGTTTCTTGCCGCATTTGCTGTTGCGGATATTTTGCCCGAACCGGCGTTTACCCGTCCGAGTGCGGACTCTCTCAAATATTTTAGTGTGGATTCCATTGTGGTCATCAACGGGGATGCCTTTGACGATTCCAAGGCTTACTCGTGGGCTGACCGCACGCTTTACGATATCGGAAATACGATTCACATTGAAACGCGCAAGTCCGTGGTGAAAAAGCTCTTGCTCTTTGACAAGGGCGACAAGGTGAATTTGTATGAACTTATCGAAAGCGAAAAGAACTTGCGAAGCCAAGCGTATATCGCCGATGCGCATATTCATCGCAAGGTGACGCCCGACGGCAAGAATATTCTTTATGTGCAAACGAGCGATAACTGGACGTTGTCTCCTGCCGCCTCTTTAGACCGTCCTGATGATGGCGGTTTTAGTTACGGCATCGGCATCTGGGAAAACAACTTCCTTGGATTCGGTCAAACGATCGGTGTTTATTATTCGCACGACCCGTTCCGTGACAAGTTCATGGGCCTGTATAACAACAGCAACTTCCTCTTCCGCAACAACCGTTTTGAATTTTCCATTTCGGAAAATACGGATGGCTACACCCACTACGCGACGATGTACCTCCCGTATCTTTCCCGCAAAAAGAATGAATGGGCTTATACCATTGCGGGCTTTGTAGATAAGCAGGATACGAAGTACTATTGGACAGGGGAGCTTCCGTCGAAAAGAGTTTCTCTGTCTGTTGCGGACTCGGTCAAGGATCAGCTTCCGATTTATAACCGCGAGCACGGCAATGCGGTCTTGCGTGTGAACGAAATGGAAGAGGATTCTGCTTCGTTTCGACTCGGACATTCTTTTGGCGGAGAAGAATTTAAAATTTACCTCGGCGCAAGCTATGACTACCATCGCCTGGGACGCTCTTACAAGTCTGTGTCGCGATACCGCTTTATCGATGAAGACGACGATCGGGTTTACGCCTTGAATTCCGCGGCTGTAGAAGATTGGGTTCCGGAACAGCTCGATTCCCGCTTGGGATTGAACATCACCCTTTCGCGCATTCGCTACGACCGTTTAACGAACTTTAAGCATGCGAAGTGGACAGAAGACATAGAAAAGGGTTATAGCCTTAAAGTGGGCATTTCCAAGAACTGGAAAGCGCTCGGAGCGATGGACAACGATGCTCGTTTAGATTATAAGATTTATCTCGCTTTGGGATCGCGTATGCATCATTTGATGCTGAACGCCAAGTCGTATTTTTACTTTAACTCGGACACACGCAGGGACATTTACGAATTCGCTTCGCTCGAATACATCTGGCGTTCGAATGAATGGTTTTCGACGCAGCTCGCCGGGTACATGGATACTTACAAGCGTGCCGCTTACGGTCGACAGCTTTCGCTCGGCGGTTTAGCGGGGCAGGAATTCTACGGTTTTCCGACTTACCTCTACACGGGCCAGGCCCGTTTCTACGGTCAGCTGGAAGAGCGCTTCTTTCCGCACTTTGAACTCGGTACGGTTGCGCCTGTCTTTGCCGTATTCTTTAAAGCGGGGGAAACTTCCGCTAGCATACACGAATTTGAACCGAGAGACTTGACTTATATCGCAGGCTTTGGCGTCAGATTCGTCATGACGAAATCCGTTTCGGGTCTCGTGAATCATATCAATCTCAGCTGGCCTTTGAATGGACCGTTGGTCAGTAAAACTCCTAGGTTCAGCCTTGTCGCACTACTTTCCCTTTAGAGAGGATCTATGCATCAGAAACGTTACCTTGTGGAAATTGCAATCGGCTTCATTGCCATGATTCTCGGGACGTGGATCAGCATTCTCGTGTGGCTGGAAGGCTATTATCTCGGAGCGTTGATGCTCGTGGTGACGGGGATGATTACAGTTGTGCTCGGCATCAAGGAGTATACAGGAAAAAAAGGACCCCTGCTTCAGGAATCCTTTTTAAAGATCTTGCGTCGAACGATGCTGTTTCTGAACTTGATGCTTTCGGTCGTCGTTGCAGGAACTTTGGTTTCGATGCTTTAATTATTGGGTACAGCCGGCTGAAGCTTCTTGTAAATGCTTTCGTAAGTGCTCGCGTTGATTCTCTTGTACTTAGAAATAATTGTACCGAACTGGTAGAAGGCGGAGTCGCCTTTGACGCGCATATAGAAAGGCATGTCGAGGGAATTCTTGCCCGTGAGAACGGAATCGCCTTCGATGCTTGCAAAGAGATCGCCGTTGATGTTGCGGATCGTATAATTGTTTTCGCCAGCCTTCGTTTGGAAAACTTCAAAAATCATATCGTCTTCGCCCTGCCAATGTCCGGTAAAAACCGGCTTTTCTTTGGAGCAGGAAGAGAGAGTTGCAAGAGCCGCAAGGGCGCCAATCCAAAAAAGTTTTTTCATAAGGTTCTCCATGACTTTCTTTAAAATAATAAAAAGTCGTGCAAAAAAAATTATCTTTTGCGTGTATGCGAAAGACTCTTCTCTTTCTGCTCTCTCTTTGCACTTTTGCTTGTGCGGAATGGGGGCCGAAAGATGTTCACCGTCTGCTCATCCAACGGACGAATCAGAAACCTGGGGTTTATACTGGAAAACTCGAATCGGTGATGGACACCGCTGGATTAATTGTCGTGGCGGAATTTCATAAGGTGATGGGAGATCATTACCGACCGACGATCACCAGTGCGAACGATTTCAGCTGGCACGCCCGATTTTCCAAGCATTATCTGAATCTCGCTCTGGATTTTCGCATTTCCGATGTTCCCAAGCACAAACGTTCGGGATTGGTTTCCGCTATCAAAAAAGCGCTGGAGAAGCGCTTTTTCGTCTTGTGGGAAGATGTGGGTCGTTCAAATGAACACTTGCATGTCGAGTTTCTCGGTGAACCCTAATTACGGCTTTGCGTCGGCGCAGCAACGGAATCCGACGAAGTTGTACTGGTTCTGCGGATAGAAGCTGTACTTGGTATCTGTGCACTTACTCTGATTCTGCGTATCCCAAGCGCCACCGGCGACGATGTAACGGTTTGCTGCCCCTTCGGCCGGAGAATCTGTCCATTCCCAGAGGTTTCCGTTCATGTCGTACATGCCGTACCAGCTGCGGCATTGTTCCTTGCGACCGGCTCGGCGAGCCTTGGAAGAATTCGTATTGCACTTGGCAGGCTTGTAAGAAGATCCGTAAGAGTAGCGTAAATTGTCCTTGCCCTTGCAGGCGGCAGACCATTCGTCGAATTGACAAAGGCGCTTTCCGGCATTTGCGCAAAGGGTCTTTGCCTGTTCATGGGAAACCATATCTTTAACAACAGCGTCAGGCTGGTTCGGATATTCATAAGCGTCCACGCAAACGGTCTTGCCGTTGACGGGAACTGGATAGGCGTTCTTGCCACAGACGTTATCGCTTGCCATATCGTAATGGACTTTTTGCCATGCGGTTCTGTTGCCTGCAGAGTCTTCTGCAAGATAATAGACGTCACCCGTTTTGTTGTATTCCACAGCTTTCGTGAGTTCCTGGATGTGGTTTGTGTCGCCGATCGAGTAATAGGTTTTGCACTTGTATTCGTCGCACTTGACTTTCAGCTGAATCGGGTCGTAGTAACGGCCTTCCGGCGGGACGATCGTCGCTTCTGGCGGAATCGAGTCGCGGTTCGCGTAGGCGATGCAGTCGGCTTTGCGGATGCTGTCAGCACGGGCTATGCTATCGGCAACGGCTGCACGTGCCTGCTTGAGGCTGTCTTCCAATGCCTTCTTTTCGCGTTCGAGGCTGTCGCGGATTTCTTTGCGACGCTTGGCGATGCTGTCCTGGTGCGCCTTTTCTTCTGGTGAAAGTTCCTTGGGCTGTTGGATCGCAAGGCTATCGTTGTAACGCGCGATGCTGTCTGCACGGGCTGCTTCAAGGCTGTCGTTGTAACGCTTTAAGCTGTCCAAACGGAGATTGTCATAAGTCGAGATGCTGTCGAGCATGGCTTCTCGTTCGGCGAGCATGTCGGATTGCATTTTGGAAAGCTCGCACTGCACCACAAAGAGCGTTAACAAAAGCAGAACCATCAAAATCAAGATGGTCAAATGGTATCGGCGTTTTCTTTGACGGATGCGATCGGATACTTTCTTTTCGTTTTCGGTCATGATGTCTCACTTACTTTTTACTGGAATCGCCTTCAAAAAGGTCGTGCCAATGGCGCTTGATTTCTTCTTCGACTTCCTTGACGCTGAGCTTTCGGCGAAGGGAA
Coding sequences within it:
- a CDS encoding formylglycine-generating enzyme family protein, whose amino-acid sequence is MTENEKKVSDRIRQRKRRYHLTILILMVLLLLTLFVVQCELSKMQSDMLAEREAMLDSISTYDNLRLDSLKRYNDSLEAARADSIARYNDSLAIQQPKELSPEEKAHQDSIAKRRKEIRDSLEREKKALEDSLKQARAAVADSIARADSIRKADCIAYANRDSIPPEATIVPPEGRYYDPIQLKVKCDEYKCKTYYSIGDTNHIQELTKAVEYNKTGDVYYLAEDSAGNRTAWQKVHYDMASDNVCGKNAYPVPVNGKTVCVDAYEYPNQPDAVVKDMVSHEQAKTLCANAGKRLCQFDEWSAACKGKDNLRYSYGSSYKPAKCNTNSSKARRAGRKEQCRSWYGMYDMNGNLWEWTDSPAEGAANRYIVAGGAWDTQNQSKCTDTKYSFYPQNQYNFVGFRCCADAKP
- a CDS encoding DUF748 domain-containing protein, producing MKKALRLVGIVAAILVVLVIAACFTAPKIAKGYIEDHSKELVGRRLQIGDISFNPLRFTISVDDFTLFEKDDSAKFVAFKQFYVNIDPSCLLIGDICLSEVKIDSPYARVMKNGGIFNFTDILNKFAASADSAKAEAVPAVPVDTLAADSAKVNVAEQVNALPFGISIQKIAILSGDVIFIDQEVNSNISIRDFSVKIPEVYFSNQNTSAGVNLEFVSGGSLGVNADLNMEKGDFAVNVKLNQFAIGMVKPYLESVLNFKDLSGVVCADISVAGNLSNVMASTAKGTVVVDDVVLTENSGKTIGVAHMGVGIAEANLNENRFVIDSVMVKGAYAHFDLNQNSNNIKVLLSAKAKTPSKDSAAVADSVLMALPDTVQTAVSAKEDSADAPAKKLDALLKLLSVSDTKFTFNDNTIKGGFSYTVSGISVNASNVAFDRQASVNVSATLPHGGSAKVSAKLMPADQTSLKANIAVKNVNMVDFSKYSEHYTGYPLTAGSFGFASDNVIQNYNIDSKNMIDIYNLTVGDKPSDAEPEYMVPMKIGLYILKDKDGKISFDVPVKGNLQDPEFSYGKIIWQTVMNLMIKVALSPAKLLLGSSVPSDFAFDIAADDFTSEQYGVASEWTKVLSKKPGAKLTVLQVYNPKKQIEAFALGQQKIAYYKSHTGKTSLTPVDMKAALETAEDEGFKQFAATWKRPSDEALMAQLNALAEDRNATLLKALSAQPGVTAKNLKVRLATPAERGSIGKKSEFRMSVELP